From the Manihot esculenta cultivar AM560-2 chromosome 3, M.esculenta_v8, whole genome shotgun sequence genome, one window contains:
- the LOC110611353 gene encoding dnaJ homolog subfamily C GRV2 isoform X2 yields MKCLQAVIVRPLSAVSSLVRFAEEPQMFAIEYNDGCPIHVYASTSRDSLLAAVRDVLQTECQSPVPILPRLTMPGHRIDPSCGRVHLLVGPKRPIADMESASMHLKHLAAAAKDAIAEGGSIPGSRAKLWRRIREFNACIPYSGVPPNIEVPEVTLMALITMLPATPNLPPESPPLPPPSPKAAATVMGFIACLRRLLASRSAASHVMSFPAAVGRIMGLLRNGSEGVAAEAAGLIATLIGGGPTDPSLLTDSKGERHATIMHTKSVLFSHNGYVIILANRLKPMSVSPLLSMTIVEVLEAMICDPHGETTQYTVFVELLRQVAGLRRRLFALFAHPAESVRETVAVIMRTIAEEDAIAAESMRDAALRDGALLRHLLHAFYLPAGERREVSRQLVALWADSYQPALDLLSRVLPPGLVAYLHTRSDGLQLEEVNREGSLISRRQRRLLQQRRGRAGRGITSQDPVNYEVGDSVIQANAGGLKGSDNYQKTAVDPISGQFSTLQTVENLTSDTPSSGVLQNDHSPASADKPSTDVHVTTEPNVSNSVDFDSHVAGFQNSDLPAPAQVVVENTPVGSGRLLCNWHEFWRAFSLDHNRADLIWNERTRQELREALQAEVHKLDVEKERTEDIVPEGASVEMITGQDSVPQISWNYSEFSVNYHSLSKEVCVGQYYLRLLLDSTSSGRAQDFPLRDPVAFFRALYHRFLCDADTGLTVDGAVPDELGASDDWCDMGRLDGFGGGGGSSVRELCARAMAIVYEQHYITIGPFEGAAHITVLLDRTDDRALRHRLLLLLKVLMKVLSNVEACVLVGGCVLAVDLLTVVHEASERTAIPLQSNLLAATAFMEPLKEWMFTNKDGEQVGPVEKDAIRRFWSKKEIDWTTKCWASGMVEWKRLRDIRELRWALAVRVPVLTSFQVGDAALSILHSMVAAHSDLDDAGEIVTPTPRVKRILSSPRCLPHIAQAMLSGEPAIVEAAAALLKAVVTRNPKAMIRLYSTGAFYFALAYPGSNLLSIAQLFAVTHVHQAFHGGEEAAVSSSLPLAKRSVLGGLLPESLLYVLERSGPAAFAAAMVSDSDTPEIIWTHKMRAENLIRQVLQHLGDFPQKLSQHCHSLYDYAPMPPVTYPELRDEMWCHRYYLRNLCDEIRFPNWPIVEHVEFLQSLLVMWREELTRRPMDLSEEEACRILEVSLEDVSSEDAKKHSFGTSEVTGILKQIGSIDEEKLKRQYRKLAMKYHPDKNPEGREKFLAVQKAYECLQASMQGLKGPQPWRLLLLLKGQCILYRRYGDVLEPFKYAGYPMLLNAVTVDNADNDFLSSDRAPLLVAASELTWLTCASSSLNGEELVRDGGIQLLATLLSRCMCVVQPTTSPSDPSAIIVTNVMRTFSVLSQFESARAEMLELSGLVDDIVHCTELELVPDAVDAALQTIAHVSVSSGLQDALLKAGVLWYLLPLLLQYDSTAEESDKTESHGVGSSVQIAKNMHAIRASQALSRLSGLCIDGSSTPYNAAAADALRALLTPKLASMLKEQLPKELLSKLNTNLESPEIIWNSSTRAELLKFVDKQRANVGPDGSYDLKDSQIFAYEALSTELVVGNVYLRVYNDQPEFEISEPEAFCVALIDFISFLVRNKFPFASDAQSKPSSSSSSLETSEIQNNITDESINGQAPDDSSAVSDGKSTDNEELKLVKNLKLGLTALMNLLTSNPNLASIFSSKEKLLPLFECFSVPIASESNIPQLCLGVLSLLTTYAPCLEAMVADGSSLLLLLQLLYSSPNCREGVLHVLYALASTPELAWAAAKHGGVVYILELLLPLQKDIPLQQRAAAASLLGKLVGQPMHGPRVAITLARFLPDGLVSIIRDGPGEAVVSALEQTTETPELVWTPAMAASLSAQIATMASDLYREQMKGRVVDWDVPEQASGQQEMRDEPQVGGIYVRLFLKDPKFPLRNPKRFLEGLLDQYLSSIAATHYDAQAIDPELPLLLSAALVSLLRVHPALADHVGYLGYVPKLVAAVAYEARREAMSSEEVKNGNYAEKTYEADDGSVPPAQTPQERVRLSCLRVLHQLAASTICAEAMAATSAGSPQVVPLLMKAIGWQGGSILALETLKRVVVAGNRARDALVAQGLKVGLVEVLLGILDWRAGGRNGLCSQMKWNESEASIGRVLAIEVLHAFATEGAHCNKVREILNASEVWSAYKDQKHDLFLPSSAQSAAAGVAGLIENSSSRLTYALTAPPPQPTQARPPAPAPTAFDSNGKEDQFS; encoded by the exons ATGAA ATGTCTGCAGGCTGTTATTGTTCGTCCTTTATCTGCAGTAAGCTCACTTGTTCGATTTGCGGAGGAGCCCCAAATGTTTGCTATTGAGTACAATGATGGTTGTCCTATCCAT GTTTATGCAAGCACGTCTCGTGATAGTTTACTTGCTGCAGTTCGGGATGTGTTGCAAACAGAA TGTCAGAGCCCAGTACCTATACTACCTAGGTTGACTATGCCTGGTCATCGTATTGATCCATCTTGTGGGAGAGTGCATTTATTAGTAGGACCAAAGCGCCCAATTGCTGACATGGAAAGTGCATCCATGCATTTGAAACACTTAGCTGCAGCTGCTAAAGATGCTATTGCTGAAGGTGGTTCAATTCCTGGTTCGAGAGCAAAACTGTGGCGTAGAATAAGGGAGTTCAATGCTTGTATTCCATATAGTGGAGTTCCTCCTAATATAGAAGTGCCTGAGGTAACTTTGATGGCCTTGATTACAATGCTTCCAGCTACACCAAATCTTCCTCCAGAGTCTCCTCCCTTGCCACCTCCTTCTCCTAAAGCAGCTGCAACAGTGATGGGTTTCATTGCATGTTTGCGTAGATTATTGGCTTCTAGAAGTGCAGCTTCACATGTGATGTCTTTTCCTGCAGCTGTTGGAAGAATTATGGGTTTACTTAGAAATGGTTCTGAGGGTGTAGCAGCTGAAGCTGCAGGACTTATTGCGACTCTTATTGGTGGTGGTCCAACAGATCCTAGTTTATTAACAGATTCTAAAGGAGAGCGTCATGCCACAATAATGCACACAAAGTCTGTTTTGTTTTCTCATAATGGTTATGTTATTATCCTTGCCAACAGATTGAAACCCATGTCTGTATCACCTTTATTGTCAATGACTATTGTTGAAGTTCTTGAGGCTATGATATGTGATCCACATGGTGAAACTACTCAGTACACAGTTTTTGTTGAATTGTTACGACAAGTAGCTGGTTTGCGGCGTCGTTTATTTGCATTGTTTGCACATCCTGCTGAAAGTGTGAGGGAAACAGTTGCGGTGATCATGCGCACAATTGCAGAAGAAGATGCGATTGCAGCAGAGTCCATGCGTGATGCTGCTTTGCGTGATGGTGCTTTGCTGAGACATTTATTGCATGCTTTTTACCTTCCTGCTGGTGAGCGTCGTGAGGTTAGTCGACAACTTGTTGCTCTTTGGGCTGATTCATATCAACCAGCTTTAGATCTATTGTCTAGGGTTCTGCCTCCTGGGCTTGTTGCTTATTTGCACACTCGTTCTGATGGACTTCAACTTGAAGAGGTAAATCGAGAAGGATCATTGATCAGTAGGAGACAGCGACGGTTACTTCAGCAGAGGAGAGGTCGTGCTGGGAGAGGAATAACATCTCAAGATCCTGTTAATTATGAAGTTGGAGATTCAGTGATACAGGCAAATGCAGGTGGTCTTAAAGGATCAGATAACTATCAAAAAACTGCTGTAGATCCAATTTCTGGACAATTTTCTACTCTTCAAACAGTTGAAAATTTGACCAGTGATACTCCCTCTTCAGGGGTTTTGCAAAATGATCATTCACCTGCTTCGGCTGATAAACCTTCAACCGATGTGCATGTGACAACAGAACCAAATGTTTCTAATTCAGTTGACTTTGATTCTCATGTGGCTGGTTTCCAGAACAGTGACCTTCCAGCTCCTGCACAGGTTGTGGTGGAGAACACACCTGTGGGTTCTGGTCGGCTACTCTGTAATTGGCATGAATTTTGGCGAGCATTTAGCCTTGATCACAATCGGGCAGATCTAATCTGGAATGAGCGAACAAGGCAAGAATTGAGGGAGGCCTTGCAGGCTGAGGTTCATAAACTAGATGTTGAGAAGGAACGTACTGAAGATATTGTTCCAGAAGGAGCTTCAGTTGAGATGATCACTGGGCAAGATAGTGTGCCACAAATATCTTGGAACTATTCAGAGTTCTCTGTGAATTATCATAGCTTGTCCAAAGAAGTTTGTGTAGGTCAATACTATCTGCGTTTGCTTCTTGATAGTACTAGCAGTGGCAGGGCACAGGATTTTCCGCTGCGTGATCCAGTAGCTTTCTTTAGGGCACTATATCATCGGTTTTTGTGTGATGCTGACACTGGGCTTACAGTTGATGGTGCTGTTCCTGATGAACTGGGTGCATCTGATGATTGGTGTGATATGGGAAGATTAGATGGTTTTGGGGGAGGGGGAGGCTCTTCAGTAAGGGAGCTTTGTGCAAGAGCAATGGCCATTGTCTATGaacaacattacattacaataggTCCTTTTGAGGGTGCTGCACATATTACAGTACTTCTAGATAGGACAGATGATAGAGCTTTGAGGCACCGTCTTCTCCTTCTCTTGAAG GTTTTAATGAAGGTTTTGTCTAATGTAGAGGCTTGTGTTTTAGTTGGAGGTTGTGTATTAGCTGTTGATTTGCTGACAGTGGTTCATGAAGCTTCAGAAAGAACTGCTATCCCTTTACAATCTAATTTATTAGCTGCTACTGCTTTCATGGAGCCACTTAAAGAATGGATGTTTACAAACAAGGATGGTGAACAAGTTGGACCTGTTGAGAAGGATGCCATCAGAAGGTTTTGgtcaaaaaaagaaattgactgGACAACAAAGTGCTGGGCATCTGGAATGGTGGAGTGGAAGAGATTGCGTGATATTCGCGAACTTCGTTGGGCGTTAGCTGTGCGTGTTCCAGTGCTCACATCATTTCAG GTAGGAGATGCAGCATTGTCCATATTACATAGCATGGTAGCTGCACATTCTGACTTAGATGATGCTGGAGAGATAGTTACCCCAACACCAAGGGTAAAGCGTATCCTTTCAAGTCCTCGTTGTCTTCCACATATTGCACAG GCAATGCTTTCTGGGGAACCAGCAATTGTGGAGGCTGCTGCAGCATTGCTGAAGGCTGTTGTTACCAGAAATCCCAAGGCTATGATACGCCTTTACAGCACAGGAGCCTTCTATTTTGCGCTAGCATACCCTGGATCCAATCTACTTTCCATTGCACAACTCTTTGCTGTGACTCATGTCCATCAAGCATTCCATGGTGGTGAAGAAGCTGCTGTTTCCTCATCATTGCCCCTTGCAAAGCGCAGTGTGTTGGGTGGGCTTCTTCCAGAATCTTTGCTGTATGTACTGGAGCGTAGTGGTCCAGCTGCATTTGCTGCTGCAATGGTTTCAGATTCTGATACTCCAGAGATTATATGGACACACAAAATGCGAGCAGAAAATCTGATTCGTCAG GTTTTGCAGCATCTGGGAGATTTTCCCCAGAAATTGTCACAGCACTGTCATTCTTTATATGACTATGCTCCCATGCCACCAGTGACGTACCCAGAGCTTAGAGATGAAATGTGGTGTCATCGATATTATCTTCGGAACTTGTGTGATGAGATTCGCTTCCCAAATTGGCCAATTGTTGAACATGTTGAGTTTCTGCAGTCATTATTAGTAATGTGGCGCGAAGAGTTAACACGGAGACCTATGGATCTTTCGGAAGAAGAAGCTTGCAGAATATTGGAAGTATCATTGGAAGATGTCTCAAGTGAAGACGCTAAAAAGCATTCTTTTGGGACTTCTGAGGTGACTGGCATATTGAAGCAAATTGGAAGCATTGATGAAGAAAAGCTCAAGCGACAATACAGGAAACTTGCAATGAAATACCATCCTGACAAGAACCCTGAAGGAAGGGAGAAGTTTCTTGCTGTACAGAAAGCCTATGAATGCCTTCAg GCTTCCATGCAAGGCTTGAAAGGTCCTCAGCCTTGGAGGTTACTGCTTTTATTGAAAGGACAGTGCATCTTATACCGAAGATATGGGGATGTGCTGGAGCCTTTTAAATATGCTGGCTATCCCATGTTGCTTAATGCAGTTACTGTGGACAATGCTGACAATGATTTTCTATCTTCTGATAGAGCACCTTTGCTTGTTGCAGCATCAGAGCTTACTTGGCTGAC GTGTGCATCTTCTTCACTGAATGGTGAAGAGCTTGTAAGGGATGGAGGGATACAACTCCTTGCAACTCTCCTTTCTCGTTGCATGTGTGTAGTTCAGCCAACTACTTCTCCAAGTGACCCATCAGCTATTATAGTCACAAATGTGATGCGAACCTTTTCTGTTTTGAGTCAGTTTGAGAGTGCTAGGGCTGAGATGCTTGAATTATCTGGATTAGTTGATGACATTGTACACTGCACTGAACTTGAGCTTGTACCTGATGCTGTTGATGCTGCCCTCCAGACAATTGCACATGTTTCTGTGTCCTCTGGATTGCAGGATGCCTTACTGAAGGCAGGTGTGCTTTG gtACCTTTTGCCATTGTTGCTTCAGTATGACTCGACCGCTGAAGAATCTGATAAGACAGAGTCACATGGTGTTGGTTCTAGTGTTCAAATTGCTAAAAATATGCATGCTATTCGAGCATCTCAGGCCTTGTCCAGACTGAGTGGTTTGTGCATTGATGGGAGTTCAACACCTTATAATGCAGCTGCTGCTGATGCACTTAGAGCTTTGCTAACTCCTAAACTTGCAAGTATGTTGAAAGAACAATTACCAAAAGAATTGCTATCCAAATTAAACACTAATTTGGAGTCTCCAGAG ATTATCTGGAACTCTTCAACTCGAGCAGAACTACTGAAGTTCGTCGATAAGCAACGTGCTAATGTGGGGCCTGATGGTTCATATGACTTGAAAGATTCACAAATCTTTGCATATGAGGCATTATCAACAGAACTTGTTGTTGGCAATGTCTACTTGAGGGTCTATAATGATCAGCCCGAGTTTGAGATTAGTGAACCTGAAGCTTTTTGTGTTGCTCTAATTGATTTCATATCATTTCTAGTTCGCAACAAATTTCCTTTTGCTTCTGATGCTCAAAGTAAACCTAGTTCCAGCAGCTCGTCACTTGAGACATCAGAGATCCAAAATAATATTACTGATGAATCTATAAATGGACAAGCACCCGATGACTCATCAGCAGTCTCAGATGGAAAATCAACTGATAACGAAGAGTTGAAACTGGTCAAAAACCTTAAACTGGGATTGACTGCGCTTATG AACTTATTGACAAGTAATCCGAATTTGGCATCCATATTTTCTTCTAAAGAGAAGCTACTACCTCTCTTTGAATGTTTCTCAGTACCCATTGCATCAGAAAGCAACATTCCTCAACTTTGCCTTGGTGTTCTTTCTCTCTTGACCACATATGCTCCTTGCTTGGAGGCTATGGTTGCAGATGGATCTAGTCTCCTCCTTTTATTGCAATTGCTTTATTCTAGTCCAAATTGCCGTGAAGGGGTCCTTCATGTTCTTTATGCTTTGGCAAGCACTCCAGAACTTGCTTGGGCCGCTGCCAAGCATGGGGGAGTGGTGTATATTCTGGAGCTTCTGTTGCCTCTGCAAA AAGATATTCCCTTACAACAGAGAGCGGCAGCTGCCTCATTACTGGGGAAGCTTGTTGGTCAGCCAATGCATGGACCCAGAGTTGCTATTACACTGGCAAGGTTTCTCCCTGATGGTCTTGTATCAATTATTAGGGATGGGCCCGGAGAGGCTGTTGTATCTGCACTGGAACAGACAACAGAGACACCAGAGCTTGTGTGGACTCCTGCCATGGCAGCATCTTTGTCTGCTCAAATTGCTACTATGGCATCAGACTTGTACCGTGAACAGATGAAAGGCCGTGTTGTTGATTGGGATGTTCCTGAGCAGGCTTCTGGACAACAGGAAATGCGGGATGAGCCACAG GTTGGTGGAATCTATGTCAGGCTGTTCCTAAAGGATCCTAAATTTCCTCTTAGAAATCCAAAGAGATTCTTGGAAGGGCTACTGGATCAATATTTGTCATCCATTGCTGCCACACATTATGATGCACAAGCTATTGATCCTGAGCTTCCCTTACTTCTTTCTGCTGCTTTGGTTTCATTATTGCGGGTGCACCCTGCACTTGCAGATCATGTTGGGTATCTTGGTTACGTGCCCAAACTGGTAGCTGCTGTAGCATATGAGGCAAGGCGAGAAGCAATGTCATCAGAGGAAGTGAAAAATGGCAACTATGCCGAAAAAACATATGAAGCTGATGATGGATCTGTGCCACCTGCACAAACTCCACAGGAACGTGTGAGACTTAGTTGTTTACGTGTGCTACATCAGCTTGCTGCAAGTACAATATGTGCTGAAGCCATGGCAGCAACTAGTGCTGGATCACCTCAG GTTGTTCCACTTTTAATGAAAGCTATAGGATGGCAAGGTGGAAGTATATTAGCTCTCGAGACGCTAAAACGTGTTGTAGTTGCTGGAAATCGTGCACGGGATGCACTAGTTGCCCAAGGACTTAA GGTGGGCCTTGTTGAAGTACTTCTTGGCATTCTTGATTGGAGAGCCGGTGGAAGGAATGGACTTTGCTCTCAGATGAAGTGGAATGAATCTGAAGCATCTATTGGCAGAGTGCTTGCAATTGAG GTTTTGCATGCATTTGCAACAGAAGGAGCACACTGTAACAAAGTGCGTGAGATATTAAATGCCTCTGAG GTTTGGAGTGCTTATAAAGACCAGAAACACGATCTCTTTCTTCCTTCAAGTGCTCAATCTGCCGCTGCCGGAGTTGCTGGTCTAATTGAGAATTCATCGTCTAGACTAACATATGCCCTGACAGCTCCGCCACCTCAACCTACTCAAGCAAGACCACCAGCACCTGCACCTACAGCATTTGACTCAAATGGGAAGGAGGATCAGTTTTCATAG